The following are encoded in a window of Narcine bancroftii isolate sNarBan1 chromosome 2, sNarBan1.hap1, whole genome shotgun sequence genomic DNA:
- the LOC138753029 gene encoding uncharacterized protein: protein MGEGDGRGGLQPDRKGRSPWQHRTPDGDIKFETGIENIIKCVVALVTLVLQFLSVSPRHLKVYIYPLCIEYWTVYWTTSRPTSPSSTQNSKRSTSLPTSAAPSDARIDNEIDNRLAKANSAFGRLHKRVWKNNHLKKHTKISVYRALVIPTLLFGSESWVLYQHHLRLLERFHQRCLRSILNIHWSDFITNIKVLKLAEYASIESTLLKIQLCWVGHVSRMEDHRLPKIMLYGELSTGHRDRGAPKKRYKDCSKKSLGACHIDHCQWAEIASNRASWRLTVRWAATSFEEDRRAHLTDKRQRRKNPTPNPNQPIFPCNRCNRACLSRIGLVSHQRACSRCGHTPP, encoded by the exons ATGGGGGAGGGGGACGGGAGAGGAGGGTTACAGCCCGACCGAAAGGGTAGATCT CCCTGGCAGCACCGCACCCCTGATGGAGACATTAAATTTGAGACAGGAATCGAAAACATCATAAAATGTGTGGTTGCTTTGGTGACCCTCGTGTTGCAG tttctgtcgGTTTCCCCTCGTCATCTgaaagtgtatatttaccccctgTGTATTGAGTATTGGACTGTGTATTGGACTACCAGCCGccctacatctccatcgagcacacagaactcaaaacggtcaaccagtttacctacctcggctgcaccatctgatgcgaggatcgacaacgagatagacaacagactcgccaaggcaaatagcgcctttggaagactacataaaagagtctggaaaaacaaccacctgaagaaacacacaaagatcagcgtgtacagagcccttgtcatacccacgctcctgtttggctccgaatcatgggtcctctaccagcatcacctacggctcctagaacgcttccatcagcgttgtctccgctccatcctcaacattcattggagtgacttcatcaccaacatcaaagtactcaagctggcagagtatgcaagcatcgaatcaacgctgctgaagatccaactgtgctgggtaggtcacgtctccagaatggaggaccatcgcctccccaagatcatgttatatggcgagctctccactggccaccgagacagaggtgcaccaaagaagaggtacaaggactgctcaaAGAAgtcccttggtgcctgccacattgaccactgccagtgggctgagatCGCCtccaaccgcgcatcttggcgcctcacagttcggtgggcagcaacctcctttgaagaagaccgcagagcccacctcactgacaaaaggcaaaggaggaaaaacccaacacccaaccccaaccaaccaattttcccttgcaaccgctgcaaccgtgcctgcctgtcccgcatcggacttgtcagccaccaacgagcctgcagcagatgtggacatacccctccataa